TCCGCCAACACCTCAAACTCGGTTTCGCTGCCGCGCATCGCGTCGAGCTCCGGCGGACCGCCGCGCGCGACAACGCCGTGCTGCGCCTCGCCCTGCACGACATAAGCCGCCTCGGCGAGTGACACGAACCCATTCACCATTCTGCCGCCCGCGACCATAGCGACCTGGTTTTCAAATTCATCATCGATGGCGGCAATCGTTGCAATGACTTCACGACACACAGCCTCGCCAAGGGTTCTTGAGAATGTCCCGGAAACAGGCCATGCGATGCGTTCGCGCCAATCCGGAATGTCGGCAATATCTTCCCACAGGAACGGCGCAATCAGGTCGCCCGCGACGATGTTGAGAGCCGTCACCAGGCGCTCAACCCGCCATCGACAAACAGACTTTGCCCAGTGATATAGGACGCCCCGTCGGACGCGAGAAACACCGCCGTGCCCACAACTTCATCTGCCCGAGCCATTCGGCCCAACGGTACCCGGTTGGAATATTGCGCCTTAAAGGTTTCGTTCTGGCCCGCTTCAACGCCACCCGGAACCAGAGCGTTCACGCGGATGCCGTGGGCAGCCCAGTACGTCGCCAGCCAGCGCACCAGGCCCTCGCTACCAGCCTTGACGGCTGAATAAACCGCCGGGCTGCAGATTTTTTTCCCGGAAAACTCAGCACCGTCATAGATGCTGTTGTCGGGGCCCAACGCCCCATAAATGGAGGAGGTCTGAAGGATCGAACCGCGTACACCCGCCGCGACCATCTGACGTCCAACCGCTTGGGTGATCACAAATGCGCCTTGGAGGTCAACCCCAACGACACGCTGCCAATCCTCCAGGTCGAATTCTTCATAGGGAGTGAATTCATTTTTCAGCCCAGCTGATTGGTTGGCGGCATTGTTATGCAGCACGTCAATTTGACCAAGTTCGTGCCGCGACGCCTCCAGTGCCGTGGCAACCGAGGACGGGTCGGCAATATTGCACGTTAGTGCACATGTCCCAACGCCATACGTCTCCGCCACGGCGTCTGCAACCGCTTGGCCTTTTTCCGCGTCGATATCGAGTATCGCGACGTTTGCGCCGTGCGCCGCGTAGCCGCGCGCGAACTCGGCACCCAGATAGCCGCCGCCACCAGTCAGGAGCACCGTCCGGCCGGACAGGTCAAAAAGCTTCCGATAATCTATGCCCATCATTGCTGTCTCTAATTTTCCAGTTGGCGCCGCATCAAAAATTCGACGAGTTCGAAATCAAATTCACTGTCGATATCGCGCGAGCGCGCCTCCGGCATAACGTAGAGCGCGGTCCGTTCCGTCACGACATGAGGGGACGAAAACAAGCGGTCGCGAGACCACACATATATGGAGGCGTTACAATCGAAGCAGTCCGGAGCGTCCTGGCGCCGCGTGAGCAGTGTCGCAGGC
Above is a window of Pseudomonadota bacterium DNA encoding:
- a CDS encoding SDR family oxidoreductase, with translation MMGIDYRKLFDLSGRTVLLTGGGGYLGAEFARGYAAHGANVAILDIDAEKGQAVADAVAETYGVGTCALTCNIADPSSVATALEASRHELGQIDVLHNNAANQSAGLKNEFTPYEEFDLEDWQRVVGVDLQGAFVITQAVGRQMVAAGVRGSILQTSSIYGALGPDNSIYDGAEFSGKKICSPAVYSAVKAGSEGLVRWLATYWAAHGIRVNALVPGGVEAGQNETFKAQYSNRVPLGRMARADEVVGTAVFLASDGASYITGQSLFVDGGLSAW